CATCTTTCTGACATTCAGATTGATAAAACAATGATGGTTGAATTGAAAGAAGTAAAGAAGGCAGTTAATCCTACAGAGATTTTGCTTGTTGTTGATGCCATGACTGGCCAGGAAGCTGCAGGTATCTGTCTGTTTCTTGTTGTTACTATTCCAATGTCATTCATAAACATTTAGGAAATCAGCTACAGGTCTGAAATCTGACTATCTGACAAATTCTATAATACTGTTGTTGTTCCTAATGTGTTCATAGAGCCGGAAGTTTTCTGCTAATTCTATATAATTTTGGATGCTTTAAAGAGCACTTTCAACTCTAATGCTGCACAAAATAATGTGTTCATAGTTGTTAcactttttccttttttttgtgcAGCATTAGAGTTGTAACAACTTACACTACTTCCTTTATTTTGTGCAGCATTGGTCACAACCTTCAATATTGAAATTGGTATATCCGGTGCTATATTGACTAAATTGGATGGTGATTCCAGGGGTGGAGCAGCACTTAGTGTTAAAGAGGTTATACTTGCCAGAAACTTTTGTCGCCATCATATACGCAAATGTTTAGGATCTCCCACATCATGCTTTTACTATAAGTTGATATTTGGAGCGGATTATTGTCTATATATATTGACCCGAGCTGTGAATTCCTTTTGAAATAGACTTATTGGTTTTATGGATTTGCCTGCTCCTTTCACTAATTGTCGATCAGTACATGGCTGGTTCGGCAGTTGCAGATGCTAGATTTATTACTGGCCTAATTTTTGCTCTGTGTGCATTAGTGTTCCACTGTATATATTATCTTCTTCACTTGTAACCAGACTGCCTATTTGCAAACATATTTCACTCAATCCAAAAACCTTAACCTGTGAGGTGCAAGTATTGTGATAatttttttccctttcttctGCTGGTATATGTAACACCATCACTACCTATCACTTAATCCTCTATGCAGGTGTCTGGAAAGCCCATCAAGTTTGTAGGGCGAGGAGAGCGAATGGAGGACCTTGAGCTTTTCTATCCCGACCGCATGGCACAACGTGTTTTGGGAATGGGAGATGTCCTTTCATTTGTTGAAAAAGCACAAGAAGTCGTAAGTAGTTTCCTGTAAGACTGCTCTTCTGGTCTTGTCTGAAGCAATATTTTGATGGTTTCTATATGCTGCAAATAGGTTCGCCAAGAGGATACCATGGAACTGCAGAAGAAGATCATGAGTGCGAAATTTGACTTCAATGACTTTTTAAAGCAGACACAAAATGTTGCCAAAATGGGATCCATGAGCCGTGTAATCGGAATGATTCCAGGCATGAACAAGGTACATGAACCTGTGGGATTGATTCATTCCTTAAAACTGATGAAATAATTGCCAGAGCATGACAACACTTCTCGTTTTAAATAGGTTACTCCTGCACAAATCCGGGAAGCTGAGAAAAGGCTTGCATTCGTAGAGTCGATGATCAATGCAATGACAGCCGGTACATTCCTCCTGAACTTCCGCTAAACATATGAAGATTGTAGTAATGGTGATGGCTCCTTATGTCCTTGCATTTAACCCTTACACTTTGCAGAGGAAAGGGAAAAACCCGAGTTACTGGCCGAATCACGCGAGAGGAGGATTAGGGTAGCAGAGGAGTCCGAGAAAACAGAACAAGAGGTTTGGTCCTACTGTTATCATCGTATCACAATGTTTCACTTATTCAGCATATTGGCATTCCCCTCCATGGAGCTTAACAGGCACTGCCATTTTCCACTATTAGGTGAGCCAACTGGTTGCGCAGCTCTTCCAAATGCGCGCGCAGATGAAGAAATTGATGGGTATGATGCAAGGGCAAGAAGCAATTGCAGGAATGGGAGATCTCATGGACTCGCTCAATGCTGACGAGAAGGCAAGGACGACGCCTCTGGCAGTGTGAATGAGGTTTCCTCCTGTTAATTTTCTTGCCTGGAAAACTTACAGTAGCGTGGATTGTTATCGTTCAGGCACCTCCTGGCACCGCACGGCGGAGGAGacggcggagcgagccgccgcgGCAGAGGGAGCTGGATGCAGTGGGTGGCGCCAGTAGGTCTTGAGTTGATGTGCCCTGGAGCTGGAATTTTTCACTGGAAGAGTTGTGGATTGGCATGTAGATACGGGTCTTGCTGCATGGTGTAATATTTCCTGTACATTTTGGCATGCCGTGTTTACccaaaaaggctttcgccccgctttataaataaagcaccACCGAGCACAAAGTAGCACAGACCAAGCATAcaaacacacgcacacacaccaccaccaccacaagcAGGTCCGACAAACAAGCACACAGACGAAACCCAGGTTCAGCTATGGGCACAGCACAACACGCCCAACATCACAGCACAACTCACACAACGAACataacggcggcggcggcgaggtgtaGAGGATCTAATCCGGCTCCGGCGGTGGAGGGGGGAGCGGTGGAGCCAACCGGAGCGCCGTTGAGCGAATCTGGGCGATGATGGAGGTGATGGCGTTTCTCTCTCGGGGGCGGCTAAGCCGCCGCCATAGCTGCAAGTAACCAGACCATTTGAACAGAGTGTCAGTAGCACGTCGAAGAGGAATCCGTTGAATCACAAGTTTATTCCTAACTGTCCACAGCGTCCAGGTTAGCACTCCGATGACTAGCCACCTAATGTGGCGGGAAGGGGGAGGTAACGCCTGGAGTTCCGCGAATAGGGCGGGAAAGTTGTTGTGATCCCAGCTTCCACCCACTAATTCGCGGAAACAGCTCCAAAGGAATTGCGCGGACACACAGGTGAAGAAGATGTTGTTCGAATCTTCTTCAGGCCCGCAGAGCGGGCAGCGCCCATCTCCTGGGCCGTTGCGCTTCAGGACCTCCACGCCGGAGGGTAGGCGGCCGAGAATCCACTGCCACATGAATATCCTAATCTTCAAGGGGAGCCGGATCTCCCAGATGGAAGTGAGGGCCGCATGACGCAGCGAGGGTGCGATGGCCTGGTATAGAGATTTAGTGGAGAACTGTCCCGATGGCTCTAGACGCCACTTGGCCCGGTCTTCTCCACCCTCGAGATTAGGTTCGTGGAGCGCGATGCATTCCAGCAGCTCATGCCAGTCCGCATTCTCAGCCGGGCCAAAAGCTCTCCGGAATGCGAGTtgccctaagtcaataagggccgTCGCAACCAAGATTCGCGGGTCAACCGCGATGGAGAATAGGTCAGGGAACCGAGACGCAAGGGGACGGTCGCCAGCCCATCTATCGAACCAAAACAACGTGGAGGTGCCCGAGCCAACCGCGTTCGAGGTGCCGATGCGAAGGATCGGAAGGAGCCGAACGATGGATTGCCAGAACTGGGAACCTCCAGATCTCTGGCAGAAGGCGAGTGGCTGACCACAGAGGTATTTCTGCTGAATGATGCGTACCCACAGGCCACCATCGCCGTTGGAGATCCGCCACAACCAGCGCGTAAGTAGGGCAATGTTCATGCGTTTGGAGGACATGATCCCGAGCCCACCCTGGTCGCGCGGTTTACAGATCTCCGACCAGCGAACCATGTGGTATTTTTGCTTGTCTCCCTCGCCGGCCCAGAAGAAGCGTCCCTGTACGGTGGCAATCTCATGATGTAGAGTCTCCGAAAGGCTGTAGAAGCTCATGATGAACAGGAGTGGGATGGCCAGGGACGAGTTAATAAGCACTGTCCGGGCTGCCTTCGAGAGCCAACGGCCTTGCCAAGGCTCGATGCGGTGTTGAAGCTTCCCAACCGCGGGGCGAAGCTCCGCCACCGTGAGTCTCGTATCACTAATGGGGATCCCCAGATAAGACGTGGGGAAGCACCCAAGCTGGCAATTAAGTCTATCCGCGATGCTCTGTCGCTCGTCTTGGGAGTATCCCATGACCATAACCGCACTTTTATTGAAGTTGATCCTCTGGAAGCACAGCAGGAGGAACTTCAAGTTCATAATGTCGGTCGCCGAGCCTTCCACCATGATGATGGTGTCATCAGCATATTGGAGGAGGGAGATCCCGTTCCCTCCGACGAG
This genomic window from Aegilops tauschii subsp. strangulata cultivar AL8/78 chromosome 4, Aet v6.0, whole genome shotgun sequence contains:
- the LOC109762978 gene encoding signal recognition particle subunit SRP54, chloroplastic, whose protein sequence is MEATTTLTLSSSPAAAARRSPARATISHPHLRHYPVRISRPRVAQSLASRRLSSGWRRRRRGSGLVVRAETFGQLTTGLESAWNKLRGVDVLTKETIVEPMRDIRRALLEADVSLPVVRRFVSSVSEKALGSDVIRGIRPEQQLVKIVHDELVQLMGGEVSDLVFAKSGPTVILLAGLQGVGKTTVCAKLAFYLKKLGKSCMLVAADVYRPAAIDQLTVLGEQVGVPVYSEGTAVKPAEITKNAVEEAKRNNIDAIVVDTAGRLQIDKTMMVELKEVKKAVNPTEILLVVDAMTGQEAAALVTTFNIEIGISGAILTKLDGDSRGGAALSVKEVSGKPIKFVGRGERMEDLELFYPDRMAQRVLGMGDVLSFVEKAQEVVRQEDTMELQKKIMSAKFDFNDFLKQTQNVAKMGSMSRVIGMIPGMNKVTPAQIREAEKRLAFVESMINAMTAEEREKPELLAESRERRIRVAEESEKTEQEVSQLVAQLFQMRAQMKKLMGMMQGQEAIAGMGDLMDSLNADEKAPPGTARRRRRRSEPPRQRELDAVGGASRS